In Hylaeus volcanicus isolate JK05 unplaced genomic scaffold, UHH_iyHylVolc1.0_haploid 11241, whole genome shotgun sequence, a single window of DNA contains:
- the LOC128882370 gene encoding uncharacterized protein LOC128882370 isoform X2, giving the protein MHGKSRSNYIQFNNNDIFIICSCTENGPCVYLENGKKEEAIEGDISSTSINRPSDICTNALQELHKNVDNMTDNRDICISDSQITVQNLIEDKFFTYSYLYFWFSFNSFSAFNLLPLINTV; this is encoded by the exons ATGCATGGAAAGTCAAGGAGTAACTACATACAGTTCAATA ATAatgacatttttataatatgcaGCTGTACAGAAAACGGGCCGTgtgtatatttagaaaatgggaaaaaggaagaagcaATAGAGG gCGATATTTCATCGACATCTATTAACAGACCCAGTGATATTTGCACGAACGCATTACAGGAATTACACAAAAATGTAGATAATATGACAGATA ATAGGGACATTTGTATAAGTGATAGTCAAATTACTGTACAGAATTTaatagaagataaattttttacttacTCATATCTTTACTTTTGGTTTTCATTCAACAGTTTTTCAGCATTTAATTTGTTACCTTTGATAAATACAGTGTAA
- the LOC128882370 gene encoding uncharacterized protein LOC128882370 isoform X1: protein MESQGVTTYSSIVDNDIFIICSCTENGPCVYLENGKKEEAIEGDISSTSINRPSDICTNALQELHKNVDNMTDNRDICISDSQITVQNLIEDKFFTYSYLYFWFSFNSFSAFNLLPLINTV from the exons ATGGAAAGTCAAGGAGTAACTACATACAGTTCAATAGTAG ATAatgacatttttataatatgcaGCTGTACAGAAAACGGGCCGTgtgtatatttagaaaatgggaaaaaggaagaagcaATAGAGG gCGATATTTCATCGACATCTATTAACAGACCCAGTGATATTTGCACGAACGCATTACAGGAATTACACAAAAATGTAGATAATATGACAGATA ATAGGGACATTTGTATAAGTGATAGTCAAATTACTGTACAGAATTTaatagaagataaattttttacttacTCATATCTTTACTTTTGGTTTTCATTCAACAGTTTTTCAGCATTTAATTTGTTACCTTTGATAAATACAGTGTAA